One Lactobacillus sp. CBA3606 DNA segment encodes these proteins:
- a CDS encoding LacI family DNA-binding transcriptional regulator yields MTNIHDIARLSGYSVSTVSRVINHQKYVADEKRAKVEAIMQQLDYVPNRVARDLSSGRTKTIGVVLPYANHPYFARIIDGIVRAAFAAGYKITLLPTNYDRTVEQAYLDQLRSKAYDALIFTSRSSSLAVLTQYRKYGQIVCCEDPGDEEPLAAAYTDRMASYVRALTWAQTTGYQKMGVVLSRSSEISASTRVTRRAYEQVYGPLLARNLFVGAVTYDDGYRAGAYFAKLTPTVDAIFANGDDIGAGVHQYFVDEGLPPIPVIGQENLLSSRLLKFSTIDHHLEALGQAAFQLAISTTTQHELIKSEFIRR; encoded by the coding sequence ATGACAAATATTCATGATATTGCGCGCCTTTCCGGATATTCCGTTTCAACGGTCTCACGTGTTATTAATCATCAAAAATATGTTGCCGATGAAAAACGTGCCAAGGTCGAAGCCATTATGCAACAATTGGATTACGTGCCGAATCGGGTGGCTCGGGATTTAAGTAGTGGCCGAACAAAGACGATTGGGGTGGTATTGCCTTATGCGAATCATCCCTATTTTGCGCGGATTATTGATGGCATTGTCAGGGCGGCTTTTGCAGCCGGTTATAAGATTACATTACTCCCGACAAACTATGATCGGACAGTTGAACAAGCTTACTTAGATCAGTTACGCAGTAAAGCGTATGATGCGTTAATTTTTACATCACGAAGTAGTTCGTTGGCGGTATTGACCCAATATCGCAAGTACGGTCAGATTGTCTGTTGTGAAGACCCCGGTGACGAGGAACCACTGGCAGCGGCCTATACGGACCGCATGGCTTCTTATGTGCGCGCCTTGACTTGGGCCCAAACGACGGGTTATCAGAAAATGGGCGTTGTACTTAGTCGTAGTAGTGAAATTAGTGCCAGTACCCGGGTGACCCGGCGTGCCTACGAACAAGTTTATGGGCCTTTGTTAGCTCGTAATTTATTTGTCGGGGCCGTGACTTATGACGATGGTTACCGTGCCGGGGCCTACTTTGCAAAGCTGACGCCAACGGTCGATGCCATCTTCGCTAATGGGGATGACATTGGGGCCGGGGTCCATCAGTATTTTGTTGACGAGGGATTACCACCGATACCGGTGATTGGACAAGAAAACTTGTTATCAAGTCGATTATTAAAATTTTCAACAATTGATCATCATTTAGAGGCCTTGGGACAAGCGGCGTTCCAGTTGGCGATTAGTACCACCACACAACATGAGTTAATAAAATCAGAATTTATTAGACGGTAG
- a CDS encoding ATP-binding cassette domain-containing protein, producing MTLPLIKLTKVSKKYKHNFALKNINLEIKHPGVYGFSGPNGSGKSMTFKTILGFIRPTTGTVLVNGAIIRKDTLFANNVGFSMSEYGVLPSKSGPANLELLCILAKYPVSEIPVLLKYVGLDPTDNRKVSAYSLGMQQRLSIATALIGNQEIIILDEPTNALDEDGQHFLQALIRDLRQKGKTILVSSHDASFLRSVSDYIYFLNEGCITREEAIS from the coding sequence ATGACCTTACCATTAATTAAATTAACCAAAGTTTCAAAAAAATATAAACACAATTTTGCCTTAAAAAACATCAATTTAGAAATTAAGCATCCCGGTGTTTATGGATTTAGCGGTCCTAATGGTTCTGGAAAATCAATGACTTTTAAAACAATTCTGGGCTTTATCCGACCAACTACCGGTACCGTATTAGTCAATGGGGCCATTATCCGCAAGGACACCCTCTTTGCAAATAACGTCGGCTTTTCAATGTCCGAGTACGGCGTCTTACCCAGCAAAAGTGGTCCTGCTAATTTAGAACTACTTTGTATCCTAGCCAAGTATCCAGTTAGCGAAATTCCAGTATTACTAAAATACGTTGGTTTAGACCCAACCGACAATCGTAAAGTTTCAGCTTATTCATTAGGTATGCAACAACGACTATCAATTGCAACAGCGCTGATTGGCAATCAAGAAATCATTATTTTGGATGAACCTACTAACGCTTTAGATGAAGATGGTCAACATTTTTTACAAGCCTTAATCCGAGACCTACGTCAAAAAGGGAAGACAATCTTAGTTTCTAGTCATGATGCGAGCTTCCTGCGTTCAGTGTCTGATTATATTTACTTTCTCAATGAAGGTTGTATTACACGGGAGGAAGCCATTTCATGA
- a CDS encoding Gfo/Idh/MocA family oxidoreductase, producing the protein MLTIAYIGNGKSTNRYHLPFALKLDQQIKVKTIYSRSGHSDWAPIAGINYTTDLNDIYGDPEIQLVVVATPSQSHYAMAKDVLMHGKNALVEKPFTETSAEARALFALAKQKNLLIQCYQNRRYDSDFLTVQKVIESGRLGDLLEVEMHFDYFRPEVPASITHFSVGTSYLYGHACHTLDQVISYFGRPDKVHYDVRQLLGTDRMNDYFDLDLYYGTLKVSVKSSYFRIKPRPSFVVYGKQGMFLKAGKDRQETDLKHFYLPDHPDFGLDQPADYGTLTYMDDAAQYHEEKVVSAVGDYSRVYAGLYEAIINGQPKTVKDEETILQIELLEGGIQAMQNA; encoded by the coding sequence ATGTTAACAATTGCGTATATCGGTAATGGGAAGAGTACGAATCGCTATCACTTACCCTTTGCTTTGAAACTCGATCAGCAGATTAAAGTAAAAACGATCTATTCACGGTCTGGTCATTCGGACTGGGCCCCAATTGCCGGCATTAATTATACCACGGACCTCAACGATATTTACGGTGACCCTGAAATTCAATTAGTCGTGGTTGCCACGCCGAGTCAGTCGCATTATGCGATGGCGAAAGATGTCTTAATGCATGGTAAAAATGCATTAGTTGAAAAGCCCTTTACAGAAACGTCAGCAGAAGCACGAGCGTTATTTGCACTAGCAAAACAAAAGAATTTACTGATTCAATGCTATCAAAATCGCCGCTATGATTCCGACTTTTTGACCGTCCAAAAGGTGATTGAAAGTGGTCGTTTAGGGGACTTGTTAGAAGTTGAAATGCATTTTGATTATTTTCGACCAGAAGTGCCAGCTAGTATTACGCACTTTTCCGTTGGGACGAGCTACTTATATGGGCATGCTTGTCATACTTTAGATCAAGTCATTTCCTATTTTGGTCGGCCGGATAAAGTTCATTACGATGTACGGCAATTGCTCGGCACTGACCGGATGAATGATTATTTTGATTTAGATCTGTATTATGGCACTTTAAAAGTTTCCGTTAAATCCAGTTATTTCCGGATTAAGCCACGGCCAAGTTTTGTGGTGTATGGGAAGCAAGGCATGTTCTTAAAAGCGGGTAAAGACCGGCAAGAAACGGATTTAAAGCATTTTTATTTACCAGATCATCCGGACTTTGGGTTAGACCAGCCAGCTGATTATGGGACGTTAACGTATATGGACGATGCAGCTCAGTATCATGAAGAAAAAGTGGTTTCAGCGGTGGGCGATTATAGTCGGGTCTATGCCGGCCTGTACGAGGCCATTATTAATGGTCAACCTAAGACGGTTAAAGATGAAGAAACGATTTTACAGATTGAATTATTAGAAGGTGGCATTCAAGCCATGCAAAACGCATAG
- a CDS encoding Ig-like domain-containing protein, which translates to MQKFWRQILLAVVGLTLILLSPPLLGHAQVITTVTGLDADSAIIKDASGQVYSHDAQLPEQNKYTVSYKWQIPNTAIIKSGDTMTVTVPANVHIPADASFPMKGTSGLLTIGTFFIAKGSHIGTVTLNSNLQYNTLNRNGYINLYVYGNLPTDSDEEAPGVTNPGSEEPNTEEPGTEEPNTEKPGTEEPNTEKPGTEEPNTEEPGTEEPNTEKPGTEEPSTEEPGTEEPNTEKPGTEEPNTEKPGTEEPGTGEPNTEEPGTEEPNTEEPGTEEPNTEEPGTEEPGTGEPNTEEPGTEEPNTEEPGTEEPGTGEPNTEEPGTGEPNTEEPGTEEPNTEKPGTEEPGTEKPGTEEPSTKEPGTKEPGTKEPETSVQNSKQPKPVKPKQSTLGAPLVLVKTPANQTKATKTNNDQALPQPTLTTANAGSNSRQLPQTGEQASKRGLIIGLLGLSLILLVGLFSFRRQKKN; encoded by the coding sequence ATGCAAAAATTTTGGCGGCAGATATTACTAGCCGTAGTCGGATTAACGTTGATTTTGCTAAGTCCCCCCTTGTTGGGACATGCACAGGTCATTACGACGGTAACCGGGCTAGATGCTGATAGTGCCATTATTAAAGATGCTAGTGGTCAAGTTTATAGTCACGATGCGCAGTTACCAGAACAGAACAAGTACACGGTCAGTTACAAGTGGCAGATTCCCAATACCGCCATCATTAAGTCAGGCGACACGATGACTGTGACAGTACCGGCTAATGTTCATATTCCAGCTGATGCTAGTTTTCCAATGAAAGGGACCTCTGGGTTATTAACGATTGGCACATTCTTCATTGCCAAAGGATCGCACATTGGGACCGTTACCCTTAATAGTAATTTACAGTACAATACGCTTAATCGTAATGGTTACATTAATTTGTACGTCTACGGTAATCTGCCAACTGATTCCGATGAGGAAGCTCCCGGTGTAACTAATCCCGGTTCTGAAGAACCTAACACCGAAGAACCTGGAACCGAAGAACCTAACACTGAAAAACCTGGGACTGAGGAACCTAATACCGAAAAGCCCGGAACCGAAGAACCTAACACTGAAGAACCTGGAACTGAAGAACCTAATACCGAGAAACCTGGGACTGAAGAACCTAGTACCGAGGAACCTGGAACCGAAGAACCTAATACTGAGAAACCTGGAACTGAAGAACCTAATACTGAGAAACCTGGGACTGAAGAACCCGGGACTGGGGAACCTAACACTGAAGAACCCGGAACTGAAGAACCTAATACTGAGGAACCTGGAACCGAAGAACCTAACACTGAAGAACCTGGAACTGAAGAACCCGGGACTGGGGAACCTAACACTGAAGAACCTGGAACTGAAGAACCTAATACTGAGGAACCTGGAACCGAAGAACCTGGGACTGGGGAACCTAACACCGAAGAACCTGGGACTGGGGAACCTAACACCGAAGAACCTGGGACTGAAGAACCTAATACCGAGAAACCTGGGACTGAAGAACCTGGAACCGAAAAACCGGGGACTGAAGAACCTAGTACCAAAGAACCTGGAACCAAAGAACCTGGAACCAAAGAACCTGAAACCAGCGTCCAAAATTCTAAGCAACCGAAACCAGTCAAACCTAAGCAATCTACGCTTGGGGCACCATTGGTATTAGTTAAGACCCCTGCTAATCAAACCAAGGCAACTAAAACTAATAACGATCAAGCGTTGCCTCAACCAACCCTTACGACGGCTAACGCTGGGTCTAACAGCCGGCAGTTACCCCAAACTGGTGAACAAGCTAGCAAGCGTGGTCTTATCATCGGCTTATTAGGATTAAGCTTAATTTTACTGGTTGGTCTTTTCAGCTTTCGGCGGCAAAAAAAGAATTAA
- a CDS encoding MurR/RpiR family transcriptional regulator yields MLILTALTKQADFTTTEKRIADYILQNLATVTTGFIKDLATATYTSHSAIIRLAQKLGYRGFRDFQRALTTAAAAQTHAPVDANFPFDATDSTQAIAQKMATLTITAIQSALAQLDVTTLTTLAQQLNTAERIFLFAEGDSQLRARSFQNKLVKINKFAIIADEYHDEAWNAANLTTHDWAFFISYAGTIKTQCQFARYFQAHQIPSIVLTGNHHSPLIPLTTHHLITAQNETDFAKVGTFASQAAFEYLLDTLFAKMYAQNFHQHLTQLQQAQGLMQAGPLTTK; encoded by the coding sequence ATGTTAATTCTAACGGCACTCACCAAACAGGCCGATTTTACCACAACCGAAAAACGCATTGCCGATTATATTCTTCAAAATTTAGCGACGGTGACCACTGGGTTCATTAAAGACCTAGCTACCGCCACCTATACGTCACATTCGGCCATTATTCGCCTAGCACAAAAGTTGGGTTACCGTGGCTTTCGGGACTTCCAACGGGCCTTAACCACAGCGGCGGCCGCTCAAACCCACGCCCCGGTCGATGCTAACTTCCCGTTTGACGCCACCGATTCCACCCAAGCCATTGCCCAAAAGATGGCGACCTTGACGATTACTGCGATTCAATCTGCCCTAGCACAACTTGACGTTACGACCCTAACAACCCTTGCACAACAGTTAAACACCGCTGAGCGAATTTTTTTGTTTGCCGAAGGTGATTCTCAATTACGCGCCCGTAGTTTTCAAAATAAGTTGGTTAAAATCAATAAATTTGCTATCATCGCCGATGAATACCACGATGAGGCTTGGAATGCCGCCAACCTGACAACGCATGATTGGGCCTTTTTCATTTCTTATGCGGGCACCATCAAGACACAGTGCCAATTTGCCCGTTACTTCCAGGCCCACCAGATTCCAAGTATCGTCTTAACCGGTAATCATCATTCACCCCTGATTCCATTAACGACCCATCATTTAATTACCGCCCAAAATGAAACTGATTTTGCTAAAGTGGGGACTTTTGCCTCCCAAGCAGCCTTTGAGTATCTATTAGATACCTTATTTGCAAAAATGTATGCGCAAAATTTCCATCAACATCTAACTCAGTTGCAGCAGGCGCAAGGACTCATGCAAGCAGGCCCTTTAACCACCAAATAA
- a CDS encoding nucleoside hydrolase: MAKRKMILDLDTGIDDAMAIAYAVGAPDVDLIGIISSYGNVVVDQAAHNSLQILALLGATDVPVFVGEPHASTTEHFDVMAISEQIHGKNGIGEVDLPTPTRQPETQSGVDFLIEAAHQYGADLTLIPTGPLTNLAAALEKSPDIAHLIGNVTIMGGALTVPGNVSHYAEANINQDAEAANAVFTSDLNLTMVGLDVTLRTLLTKTETSQWRALKTTAGEKFADIVDYYIAAYDITSPDLHGCALHDPLAVGVALDPTFVTTLGLNMYVETTGEDYGRTIGDPARLADPKTNVTVALTVDKDRYLKTFMTYLTTLFKAN, from the coding sequence ATGGCAAAACGTAAAATGATTTTAGATTTGGATACCGGGATCGACGATGCAATGGCGATCGCCTATGCGGTTGGCGCCCCAGATGTTGATTTAATTGGTATTATCAGTTCATATGGTAATGTGGTCGTTGACCAAGCTGCACATAACAGTCTCCAAATTTTAGCCTTATTAGGTGCGACCGACGTGCCCGTTTTTGTCGGTGAACCACATGCGAGCACCACTGAACATTTTGACGTCATGGCAATCTCCGAACAAATCCACGGCAAAAACGGCATTGGTGAAGTGGACTTACCAACACCAACTCGGCAACCAGAAACCCAATCAGGCGTTGACTTCTTAATTGAGGCCGCCCATCAATACGGCGCCGACTTAACCTTGATTCCTACGGGACCCTTAACTAACTTAGCGGCCGCCCTGGAAAAATCACCTGATATTGCTCACCTAATTGGCAATGTCACGATTATGGGTGGTGCCTTAACCGTTCCCGGTAACGTTAGTCACTACGCCGAAGCGAATATCAACCAAGATGCCGAAGCTGCTAATGCCGTATTCACAAGCGACCTCAACTTAACAATGGTCGGCTTAGACGTGACTTTGCGAACCCTACTAACTAAGACAGAAACTAGTCAATGGCGTGCTTTAAAGACAACGGCTGGTGAGAAATTCGCCGACATTGTTGACTATTATATTGCCGCTTATGATATTACCAGTCCTGACCTCCACGGCTGTGCGCTACATGATCCTTTAGCTGTTGGTGTCGCCTTAGACCCTACTTTCGTTACCACGTTAGGTCTCAACATGTATGTTGAAACAACCGGTGAAGATTATGGCCGTACCATCGGTGACCCCGCTCGCTTGGCTGATCCTAAGACTAACGTGACTGTGGCCCTAACCGTTGACAAAGATCGCTATTTGAAGACTTTCATGACTTACTTAACCACATTATTTAAAGCCAACTAA
- a CDS encoding Gfo/Idh/MocA family protein, with the protein MHLGLIGTGMIVQDMLTMIGDLPAIKLEGILSTPHSVDRAQKLQGTYGIKHVYTDYDELLANPAIDTVYVALPNVLHYQFTKQALQQEKNVICEKPFTLAASQLDELIALAQSRDLVLVEAITTQYLANYQGIKANLAKLGDLKVIECNYSQYSSRYDRFKAGIVLPAFDPKMGGGALMDLNIYNIHFVVGLLGAPTAVKYLANLDRGIDTSGMLILTYPTTKVVCIGAKDCTAPIQSTIQGTDGSIVVAGPTNTVASYTTTLRATAATTVNQNQHAHRMFAEFAEFDRMITTHDMPRVRQQLAHSQQVMAVVDQALSSAELTLG; encoded by the coding sequence ATGCACTTAGGATTAATTGGGACTGGCATGATTGTGCAAGATATGTTAACCATGATTGGCGACTTACCAGCGATTAAGTTGGAAGGCATCTTGAGTACACCACACAGTGTGGACCGTGCACAAAAGTTACAAGGCACTTATGGCATTAAACACGTATATACGGATTATGATGAGCTATTGGCAAATCCGGCAATTGATACCGTCTATGTGGCGCTACCCAATGTGTTGCATTATCAATTCACGAAACAGGCGTTGCAGCAAGAAAAAAATGTTATCTGTGAGAAGCCGTTTACCTTGGCAGCTAGTCAATTGGATGAGTTAATCGCGTTAGCGCAATCACGGGATTTGGTATTAGTCGAGGCCATTACGACTCAGTATTTAGCCAACTATCAAGGCATCAAGGCTAACTTAGCTAAGCTTGGTGACTTAAAAGTGATCGAATGCAATTATTCTCAATATTCGTCACGATATGATCGGTTTAAAGCGGGCATCGTTTTACCAGCATTTGATCCTAAAATGGGTGGTGGGGCGTTGATGGACTTGAACATTTACAACATCCACTTTGTCGTCGGCTTGTTAGGAGCGCCTACCGCAGTTAAGTATTTGGCTAATCTTGACCGCGGCATTGATACTTCGGGCATGTTAATCTTAACCTATCCAACAACCAAGGTTGTCTGCATCGGTGCTAAGGACTGTACGGCGCCGATTCAGTCAACAATTCAGGGGACTGACGGTTCTATCGTCGTGGCTGGTCCGACCAATACGGTGGCGAGTTACACAACGACGTTACGCGCGACCGCTGCGACGACAGTTAACCAAAATCAACACGCTCATCGGATGTTCGCTGAATTTGCTGAGTTTGATCGGATGATTACGACCCATGATATGCCGCGCGTGCGACAACAGTTGGCGCATTCGCAACAAGTCATGGCCGTAGTAGACCAAGCTTTATCCTCTGCGGAACTAACTTTAGGGTAA
- a CDS encoding HAD family hydrolase, whose protein sequence is MVARLAVFDIDDTLLARNKKLLPSTIKSIEKLKQQNINVAIATGRNLAMAKKVISALDLRDFVLCNGSAAFANHQQVHQQTLSTANMATLVKAADEQHVDIVFESLDGLHAHTHPSAATQAVLATFHAPEMTYDPDYYLTHDTYQAMMFYDHAMHQRLPHAAEFSFVRFHEFGVDVIPKVGSKAAGIAKLAAALNVAPADVVAFGDNQNDREMLKHAGIGIAMGNATPEIKAYADLTTTDCDHDGIANGLKSIGWI, encoded by the coding sequence ATGGTAGCGAGATTAGCAGTTTTTGATATTGATGATACTTTGTTGGCGCGGAATAAAAAATTATTACCCAGTACCATTAAGAGTATTGAAAAATTAAAGCAACAAAACATTAACGTGGCAATTGCCACTGGTCGGAACTTAGCAATGGCTAAAAAGGTGATTTCAGCGTTGGATTTAAGAGATTTTGTCTTATGCAATGGGTCCGCAGCATTTGCGAACCATCAACAAGTCCATCAGCAGACTTTATCAACAGCGAATATGGCAACCTTAGTAAAAGCAGCGGATGAACAGCATGTGGACATTGTTTTTGAATCTTTGGATGGCTTGCATGCCCATACGCATCCGTCAGCGGCGACGCAAGCAGTCTTAGCAACGTTTCATGCGCCTGAAATGACTTATGATCCAGATTATTATTTAACGCATGATACTTATCAAGCCATGATGTTTTATGACCATGCCATGCATCAACGGTTACCACATGCCGCTGAATTCTCATTCGTGCGGTTTCACGAGTTCGGCGTGGATGTTATTCCGAAAGTGGGTTCTAAGGCAGCGGGGATTGCGAAGTTGGCGGCGGCTTTAAACGTGGCACCGGCGGATGTCGTTGCTTTTGGCGATAATCAAAATGATCGTGAAATGTTGAAGCATGCTGGCATCGGCATTGCAATGGGCAATGCGACGCCTGAAATTAAAGCTTATGCAGATTTAACGACAACGGATTGTGATCACGATGGGATTGCGAATGGGTTGAAGTCGATTGGTTGGATTTAA
- a CDS encoding FusB/FusC family EF-G-binding protein translates to MKPTITTYDYSYITQQINHLVSTYLAVNDWQIRATVRAMTVERVAAILPSGDPITQAFLTQLAPDRLSRAMAAQLLTQLIPLVVPFPQLSAKQLTKLFRKVKKLKQPTWADLNLHELTYLGWNDGGNQKKYLVLPDNDRLIGIQGSLAPTTVKGVCAICQTIGNVALFMATTRRSGLGTYTRKGNYICRDSAQCNRQLTDPQALTAFLAVVRPQR, encoded by the coding sequence ATGAAACCGACAATCACCACTTACGACTATAGTTATATTACCCAGCAAATCAATCACTTAGTGAGCACCTATTTGGCCGTTAATGATTGGCAAATTAGAGCCACCGTCCGAGCAATGACGGTGGAACGAGTTGCCGCCATTCTGCCTAGTGGGGACCCTATTACGCAAGCTTTTTTGACACAATTGGCACCTGATCGGCTTTCACGAGCTATGGCGGCGCAATTGTTAACTCAATTGATTCCGTTAGTCGTCCCGTTTCCGCAGCTGTCGGCGAAACAATTAACGAAGCTGTTTCGCAAGGTTAAGAAGCTCAAACAGCCCACTTGGGCCGACTTGAATTTGCATGAGTTGACCTATCTGGGCTGGAATGATGGTGGCAATCAGAAGAAATATTTGGTATTGCCAGATAATGACCGCTTAATTGGGATTCAGGGGTCATTAGCGCCGACGACTGTCAAAGGCGTTTGTGCGATTTGTCAGACGATTGGCAACGTGGCTTTATTTATGGCAACGACTAGGCGTTCTGGTTTGGGAACTTATACGCGTAAGGGAAACTACATTTGTCGAGATAGTGCGCAATGTAATCGGCAGTTAACCGATCCACAAGCACTAACCGCCTTCTTAGCGGTGGTACGACCACAACGTTAA
- a CDS encoding polyphosphate kinase 2 family protein, translating into MNFEKQYRYTGKQALGLTKLATGPDEKYDDEKLIKSQIAKNIKQLKELQGKLYAQDRHGVLIIFQAMDAAGKDSMIAHIMSGVNPQGCVVTSFKQPTSTELAHDYLWRIHNAVPKRGMIGIFNRSYYEDVLVSRVHPEIIVNAHVGDTTAVKQVDDDFFTQRFQDMRFFEEYLQHNGFTVLKFFLHMSKAEQKQRFIRRIEIPSHNWKFSAADIRERKYWDDYQRVYDDAITHTATKTNPWYVIPADSKWYSRLCVSEIINQRLSELPLAYPSLDAADQAQLKTALDQLDREAD; encoded by the coding sequence ATGAATTTTGAAAAGCAATATCGGTATACGGGCAAACAAGCATTAGGGCTGACAAAATTAGCAACGGGTCCAGATGAAAAGTATGATGATGAGAAGCTGATTAAGTCTCAAATTGCGAAAAATATTAAGCAATTAAAAGAATTACAAGGTAAACTCTATGCGCAAGATCGCCATGGTGTTTTAATCATTTTTCAGGCGATGGATGCGGCGGGCAAAGATAGCATGATTGCTCATATTATGAGTGGTGTGAATCCGCAGGGATGTGTGGTTACTTCATTTAAGCAACCAACCAGTACGGAATTGGCGCATGATTACTTGTGGCGGATTCATAATGCGGTGCCTAAGCGCGGCATGATTGGTATTTTTAATCGCTCTTATTATGAAGATGTCTTGGTTAGTCGCGTGCATCCGGAAATCATCGTGAACGCGCATGTTGGTGATACGACAGCGGTTAAGCAAGTTGATGATGACTTCTTTACCCAACGCTTCCAAGATATGCGGTTCTTCGAAGAATATCTACAACATAATGGCTTTACCGTATTGAAATTCTTCTTGCACATGTCAAAGGCCGAACAAAAGCAGCGATTTATTCGTCGGATTGAAATTCCTAGCCATAACTGGAAATTCTCAGCGGCTGATATTCGGGAACGCAAATACTGGGATGATTATCAACGTGTTTACGATGATGCAATCACCCATACTGCGACCAAAACGAATCCTTGGTATGTTATTCCAGCGGATAGTAAATGGTATTCACGGCTATGTGTGTCGGAGATTATTAATCAGCGGTTGAGCGAGTTACCGTTGGCATACCCGTCATTAGATGCCGCCGACCAAGCGCAATTAAAAACAGCCTTAGATCAATTAGATCGAGAAGCTGACTAA